The Candidatus Rokuibacteriota bacterium genome includes a window with the following:
- a CDS encoding creatininase family protein, whose protein sequence is MEWQEKGEVKKEKIHNLFRCGYLDVREWLEETDVVLIPLGSTEQHGRHLPVCTDSIATELPCMLAAELASVPYYQLIPFGYSPQHLHPAGMASGTVTLSAATYQNVLYEVGRSLIHNGFNKLVFATGHTSNMKAVDPALRALRYETDAFICCYRNDAEAAPGLLKGTGLIENPPEEAPGWHGSEVETAECLYFERLYGKKIVHLDRTDKDWTHPPKWITEVSDKFTKANGSPYLTMNGLDVAWVPMDHQEYSDTGLIGRPGNPFTASAEKGKRIIQKKAEIMAEFIEEVKKIKVDVKNRDYWNRTFRPM, encoded by the coding sequence ATGGAATGGCAGGAGAAGGGCGAGGTCAAGAAGGAGAAGATCCACAACCTGTTCCGGTGCGGCTACCTGGACGTGAGGGAGTGGCTGGAGGAGACGGACGTCGTGCTCATCCCGCTGGGGAGCACGGAGCAGCACGGGCGGCACCTGCCGGTGTGCACGGACAGCATCGCCACCGAGCTGCCCTGCATGCTCGCCGCAGAGCTGGCCAGCGTCCCCTACTACCAGCTCATCCCGTTCGGGTACTCGCCGCAGCATCTCCATCCGGCGGGCATGGCGTCGGGGACGGTCACGCTCAGCGCCGCGACCTATCAGAACGTCCTGTACGAGGTCGGCCGCTCCCTCATCCACAACGGCTTCAACAAGCTGGTCTTCGCCACCGGGCACACCTCCAACATGAAGGCGGTGGACCCGGCCCTGCGGGCACTGCGCTACGAGACCGACGCCTTCATCTGCTGCTACCGCAACGACGCCGAGGCGGCGCCGGGGCTCCTCAAGGGCACCGGGCTCATCGAGAACCCGCCCGAGGAGGCGCCCGGCTGGCACGGCAGCGAGGTGGAGACCGCCGAGTGCCTGTACTTCGAGCGGCTGTACGGCAAGAAGATCGTGCACCTCGACCGGACGGACAAGGACTGGACCCATCCGCCGAAGTGGATCACCGAAGTGAGCGACAAGTTCACCAAGGCCAATGGCTCGCCCTATCTCACCATGAACGGTCTCGACGTGGCCTGGGTGCCCATGGACCACCAGGAGTACAGCGACACCGGCCTCATCGGCCGCCCCGGCAACCCCTTCACCGCCTCCGCGGAGAAGGGCAAGCGCATCATCCAGAAGAAGGCCGAGATCATGGCCGAGTTCATCGAGGAAGTGAAGAAGATCAAGGTGGACGTCAAGAACCGGGACTACTGGAACCGCACCTTCCGGCCGATGTAG